tttcggcttaagccgtcttcaggaaattacaaacatataaatagggctataagaacataataaaaataaaacaaaacatcaacacagaacatgaaaattaagaatgaattatgtagaatggtaaacatatgatttaattttataaattcactttgttgactaagtcacctcaaatttaatccacttggaaattttgatttagtgacgagttgatgggcttgttccatggttcttagactgtttatatttaaattttctgatatttttctaattggtttcactgaatatgtgttttcaaaatttaaattatgtattaaaccatGTGTCACTAGAGGTTGCTCTGTCttcttatgtttatatgcatacctgtgccctgtcatccttgttctaagagaatttatcgttgagccaatataatctttagggcataacttgcactgaatttggtaaacaatattttttgattcgcatgttaagtcttcaaatatactgtatgatttttttgtagaactacttgtaaatgtttttgaagtagagcacatgtatatatataaaaccagcACATcctaattatttatcatttaaggATAACGCCATTGAATTACTTTGTAACAACCATCAGAAAAATCACAGTTGTTAGGCGTATATGGCCGGTATCTTGACTCAGATggaagttttaaaattctcactGTTTCAAACTATTGCTTGCaatattacattcttgaaatattttggcctcgTGAAATATATATCTGTGGAGAGCCATCATCGTATAACAGTTGTCAAGCCGAAAATTATAAAGATACCTAAACCTATCAGTTTGTTACTCCAACACACTAATGAGAGTTTTTTTAGGCAATAATACTGTCTAATATTGGCTGAATTTGACAAATTGAGTATTATtgattttgttgtattaattttttattttaatgcatctattttatctattatatcttttatatatttatgaaaaccttcagtttttgtaaaattgtatatcgaaagttaaaaactgttgttactttgaaaattaaaatgccatatatttatttttcattgttatactTAAGCATGTTTGTACCAAATTTTAGTGGtattgattaaacattttaaattttatatactttaaaaatgaaactaccCATCTTAAGGAATAGAAAGATGaagatttacaataatattcttgtttttagGCTTAGTTGgccattttttatttacagtgtaACCAAGAGTGTGGTGGATGCACTGTAATAGAAGACCCTCCCAGCACTGATAAATTGGCTTATCACTCTCATAGGTTATTACTGAAGATTTAACATACATTTAGTTACTAAAAGGAAACcaatcaaattaaacattagGAAGGGAGAGAGATGATGTGATGTTTTGTGTGTAAATTACTCAGCTCTCTTAACAACTTATTCTTTTGGGAATGtttctttatgtatttaattttcagaagAACTAATAAAGGGGGGATTATTATTCatagatttatttcaataattctcTCAAGATTTCTCTGAAGATTTGTTGTTGTGAAGTAATGAAATCCTGGATCAAACATGTGGTTCCTGATGAGTTTCAAAGTCACGGAAGtctaaatttactgaaaaaagaaaaagtcttaatcttaattatataacgtgaattaaaaactatctatttattagtaattttccTTGGCCTTTTATATCAGGCTGACCTTATATCTATACCCTGCTCTCACCAATTTAAGTCATTTGAGATTTACCTTTTGCTAAAACTGTTATGAAgggtttaacaaaatatttgccATGTGAATAGAAATAATCTTGCAGACTGCTACTTAAATTGGTAAATAGACACCGTAGTTTGGTGAAATCACGGCAACCATCATTGTTATCAAATGtcaaaaattgttattcttgGAACAAGTTGTCACAAtagaaataatatgttatgttttatagatGTACACATCacctgataattctaaaaaaggcagaaaattgttatatttatcaaaattaggTATTAAAGAATTTGCTTCGAAgcagcatttttttatgttttacagttCTTGCTGTGGAATTAGTGAAGCCTTGAGAAAGAGAGTTCAAACTATACACTGTAATGCTAAAATCTCAACAttactttagttgtttttgtGTGGATAATTGccatctaaataaataaaaataactagctTATAGAATTAAACAAATATGAACTTACACGAATGGAATACTTTGTAGCGAAAATCATCAATATATCTCTCGTTATAAAACACTACCTTGTCCACTCTGGCCTCGGGGGAACCTCTTTCTGTCAGCCACTTCTTCCTGTAAAGatgttaaaatgtttcaaatgtagTGTTTAGAGTTTTTATATGTCAGTGGAgttttttatagtgttttagcCCACTATGGGGGCTATTCAACAATCAGAGACAAATTGGTTTAAAGATACaactatgtatttttataaaatagaactttttatattttataatatttatgcgtTATACCAACTACACTTGCTTTTTATAgttttcagttaaaattaaaaagtacttacTTAACTATAAATGTTCCATACATGTGTATTAACTTGTTTTACCCATATATTAACCTAACGAAACCACATCTTAATTCCATCCTACTGAGTACACACTGCTATGCAAAATTATTACACTGATTGATTATTTTTCATCAActcaaatgttatatttactgaAACATAGCTTGTTTggtttgaaaatacaaaaaggaATTGAATTAGGACAATTAAAAAATGGTCATCTCATTGGTTTGTCATCTTAGGCCTGGCCTGCTCTCATCGGATtcagtaaagtaaaaaattatgtaaagaacTGAGTAAGTTACTTGCACAGCTCAATCTCAGATTCCttgtttaaggtttgttattgacaatagaAGATTTGTAAGggtaataggatttcagacatttgccatcgttatattatatattatattttgtaacgtataactatggcaaatgtctgaaatcctattatccctTCAATCTTagaattataatattctattctacatttaacttatactttaaaagtcttaaaatagagtatattcaatgttttagagTCCATATTATCTGATCACTTTGGAAATATCAATCATTAACAacttatttagaatattaaaaaatgtatgtttgtttgtttggtcTTGGGTaggtaaatattgaaaacaatatataactaCTCACATGTAAGGGACGTAGCTCTCCTGTCCCTCGACATAGCCTCGCACAGTATGGTTGTTTGTGTACACAACATAGCCTCGCAGATTGTATTCCTCTGCAACTCTCTGCGTATACTAGTGCAAAcattataaacactaaaataagaCTACAAACAAAAGTACCAGCAATGAAAAGGTCTTTACTTCTTTTCTCTGTTATGTCAACACAACAACCCCAATGAGGGTACCcatcctccccccccccccccaagtaaGTTATTCTGTACTTACTTTTGTATTTGATGACTTTAAATTATCTCTAATAAAAACCATTTGGACAAAATGCACAGTAGATGTAACATAGCTatttccccaggagggttcattTCTGGTTTCCAGTAGAATCTACAATGAGTTCAGCTAACTACGATATTATCAGATAGGCTACATCTGTGCAACTCAATGGATATCTTGGATCAGCATGTTACTAGAACAGCATATGCTGAGATATATTGAATAAAGGAATTTGATTTATTGGCCTAGTTTACTGCTGAGGAAGATGAAATGTGTAAGgttcccttagtgttaaaggatTTATCAAACCTAATCATTAGGGAGAAATCTACTTTGCCCATTTTAACCGATAAAGTCTGCAGCAGAGCAAAGACAAGTAACTTGTCAATTCTATGCAGTATTTTGAATAacaccaatttaaaaacaaataattttaaatgggtAGACATATATAGCGGAATTCACAGGATATATTAGGCCTAGAGAGGCTGGTCTGTTATCTTCAATTATGCTTGATCTAGAGAATTGTTTATTGGACCTATCTATCTTTGTATTCAAAAAAGATTACATGTTTAATTCCTCCTTAATCAACACTTTTTGCTGAATTTTAGGCAAAAACTTATTTAGATTATgcagtttttcattatttttaagtttttctttgcTTATTTAACAATAAGCCAGTCCagttataaactttacaaatactTTACTTTAACTCAAGCAATAGAGCAAAACTAGTATTGTTGTTGAGTGCATGGCCTAGTGCATCTGGTAAACTATGATCCTGTTCTCAAGTCCCCGAAACTGTTTGTATTATGTACCGTTTATTCTGTtctaatatgttaattttaaattaataaagggTATTGTCAGAAACGTCTGTTTTATGTTAAATACTTGATAGTCATATTTTCCAAAGATGTTGCTATTGggtgtttgtattttttaaaaccttagctctttttaagttaataatttttcttgATTGTTATTGCAGCATGCACATTGTTTcaacataaaaaagaaagttaTCAACCAAAATGGTTTGATGCACTAAGAGGTGAAATAGCGAGTAGATAAGTTTAATTCTTAAACGCAACAATACATATAAATGGCAAAAATTAATTCTGAAATAagtctattaataaataaatgatactacctaaattagaaagaaataaaaagaataaaaaactttttttctaatttttatagaacattgtaaaatatttctagaaaGTATTATATGACGATTTTCACTACAGCCAACTGAGTACAATTTTCCGCTACGTCTCTTTCTTGCCTGcctcaaaacattattatttataaacaatttttttttaacttgttagttTCCTTATCGTAATTACTTCAGTTTCTCTGGCAACCCTATTTCTTTACTGTAAAGACAATAGGAATATATTTACACGTacatcatttatttaaaaatgatagaGCTTtcatactaaataataaaaaaggtttcaCTTTGTATAGATTAAGAACAGTTACTCTCAAGTGTTTTACAGCCaagagcaaaatattttattgtaatcatCTCAGTCAGATTTGTACTAACTTAACTATTCTCATTTTAAGTCCTTGTTAATAATGGACTTAGAGAACTGATGCTCTAGATGTTTTTTATTCAGCGGTGCGTGGACCAAAACTAGCAATTAATTTCGCTGAAAATTCATTTCATAtgttgattgtttgttttgattagttGCTGTCTGAAATGACGCCACAGTAAAATGACATTGTCTTTTCTGTGAGTTTTAGTAACTTTGTGGAGAAcatgctcaatgaaaataaaaatgaaattagtgATGGTAACTTTTATGATGTAATTTTGAGTGAAAGTGGCGATGAAGAAATGGTCTAACCGTAAAACTTAGAAGTGATTAGGGCAAGCTAATAaaccacataattttatttttagtggtggATCAGGTATAAATTCAATTGTAGCTAGCAACTAAGCAATAATATGGGATAAGAACTTTCCAATACCACCttgtataaaatgtgtaaaacctGTGTACACAATGCCAATAATTAGTAAGTGAATAAATCATTAGGATTCAACAAAAGATGTCTGATGAAAAAAGCTTTATAATTTTTGTCTTATCAGCgatattatgaaaaatgttatttataactcatacaatatgaatatttaatgatTCTTGACCAAATTTTGAAGCCATGCTATCTTCTTGTATAAACAAAATGATCTCACAACAAAAAGTGATAAAATGTATATGCACATACCACTTTTTATACAGAGCTACTTCCTCTTTAATATAATGAAGTGATCTAAGCTTTTTGAAGTTACTGTTCACaagttttttaaaatcttgtGTTAAATGATGTTTACAGTAAACATATATGAGTTTGATATTCAACACGAAATGatgtaagattaattttaatagttatttgaacGTTCATGCTTTTAAGCTTATTAGAATGGTTcggatacattttaaaacttttattttaatcatatttcacataatcattaattaaagctatatatacagttttaatttgcAGATTTTGATAAATCAGATTCTAAAAATAACAGGTGAAGTAACTTTTTTGATTATATGCTTAAAATATAAGATAGTAAAATGCTATGTGgtcgttatttttaattgatctAAGCACCCACacaattatttccgttttataCTCGTCTTTGAAAGTttgttagaataaataaaagtcttaaaaaatatctttaacaaCTTACTGTCAACCACCTTTATGTACTTTACCTCTTTGAAATGTAcatctgaaacaaaaataataagacaATGGGTTAAAGTGCTTACAtatatgtcaataataataatttcattagactattttattaatagctAGCTGGACTGGTGGTCATTTGATTTGGcctagtaaaaacaattttaaacttaaacactttcttgtaaaaactaatttttagttgtagttgtaggatgtcttattttaataatacgattaattttaccctatttgatattttatttgttattccgAAACAatcttgattttttaattttgtttatatattaaagttatacACTGTACAAGTAAAACTAAAGGTAccgtatttttgtattaattatatccttaaaataagatatctctcatatttttataattaaaaattaatgagtaaaattgtttgaagtttataatttttgtgtttttgtaaaactcaaggtcattttactaaGTCAG
This Homalodisca vitripennis isolate AUS2020 chromosome 3, UT_GWSS_2.1, whole genome shotgun sequence DNA region includes the following protein-coding sequences:
- the LOC124357272 gene encoding acylphosphatase-1-like isoform X2 — translated: MYATALSLVLLTFLLESIVCWRWPGQKPFKISCFHFEVFGDVQNVHFKEYTQRVAEEYNLRGYVVYTNNHTVRGYVEGQESYVPYMKKWLTERGSPEARVDKVVFYNERYIDDFRYKVFHSLNLDFRDFETHQEPHV
- the LOC124357272 gene encoding acylphosphatase-2-like isoform X1; amino-acid sequence: MYATALSLVLLTFLLESIVCWRWPGQKPFKISCFHFEVFGDVQNVHFKEYTQRVAEEYNLRGYVVYTNNHTVRGYVEGQESYVPYMKKWLTERGSPEARVDKVVFYNERYIDDFRYKVFHSWTEITRKCSKRGCTKKNMFWVQSEVF
- the LOC124357272 gene encoding acylphosphatase-2-like isoform X3; the encoded protein is MYKVDVHFKEYTQRVAEEYNLRGYVVYTNNHTVRGYVEGQESYVPYMKKWLTERGSPEARVDKVVFYNERYIDDFRYKVFHSWTEITRKCSKRGCTKKNMFWVQSEVF